ACTTCCTATCCAGCTAGTGCGACTGTCCCTGTAGAAGTTTCTGGAGAGATGGTAGACCTTGGCTATACAATGGGAGCTCTATCAGGATCTACTCTTGAATGGAGCCATGAAGGGATGAACTTCTATCTTGCTAGTGAAGATTTGACGAAAGAAGAAATGATTGAAGTTGCCCAATCCGTTCAGGGAACAGTAGTGAAATAATGTTTTTATATTTAGCAGCAGACTCAGTTCATTCCTATCATGAGTCTGCTTTTATTTTTTTGATAGAAGCCCTTTCTTATTGCATTCTAGTTTGACAGTCAGGAAGGAACAATTAATAATAAGGCTAAACAATTGCGAGAGGGGAATCTTTGGTGACGCACTATTATAGGGATTCCTGGGTAGAGGTTCAGCTTGATGCCATTCAAGAGAATATCCAGAATGTTAAACGACAATTACCGACACAGACGAAAGTGTATGCCGTTGTAAAAGCAAATGCATATGGTCACGGGGATGTACAAGTCGCGAAAGCAGCTTTAGATGGAGGGGCAAGTGGTTTGGCCGTTGCCTTATTAGATGAGGCTATCCGTTTAAGAGAAGCTGGTTTCACAGCACCGATTCTTGTAATGGGTTGGGTGAGACCGGAAGATGCACACGTGGCAGCCCAAAAGGATATTACCGTTACCGTATTTCAAGCCGATTGGTTGCGTAGGGTAAAAAGCATGAGTCTTCATGGAAATCTGAGTTTCCATATTAAGCTCGATACAGGAATGGGGCGCATAGGGGTTCGTGACGAAGAGGAATTAACAGAGCTGCTGCATGAGTGTGAAGCTGAAGGTCTTCGGTTGAAAGGTGTGTTTACCCATTTCGCAACGGCTGATGAAGAAGAGACTCGCTATGTAAAAGAGCAGGAACAACGATTTGAAAGGTTAATGGAAACATTCACTTCAGTGTGGAAGGGCCCTGTTGAAGTTCATACAGGAAACAGTGCGCTCTCTATGCGATTTCCAGAAAAGATGAATCACATCGTTCGATTCGGCATAAGTATGTATGGGTTATACCCCTCCAAAGAAGTAAAGGCTTTAAAGCCAATTGAATTATCCCCATCTTTTTCTCTCCATAGTAAACTGGTACACATTAAGAAGGTCTCTCCTGGAGAGTCCATTAGTTATGGTGCGACCTACACGACTTCAGAGGAGGAGTGGATTGGAACGATCCCGATCGGTTATGCTGATGGATGGATTCGAAAACTTCAAGGTATGGAAGTGCTTATAAATGGGAAGCGTATGCCTATTATAGGTCGTATTTGTATGGACCAATGCATGGTGAAGCTTGATGATGCTTATGAAGTGGGGACGCAGGTGACGTTAATTGGGAAACAAAGGGAAGAAGAAATTGAGGTTGATGAGGTAGCCGATTACCTTGATACGATTAATTATGAAATACCTTGTATGATTAGTGAACGTGTCCCGAGGATTTACTATCAAAAAGGGGAAGTAAAAGCCGTCTGGAATGGGATAGCGTTTTCACATGAGAAGGGATGAAGTCCTGTAAAATATCGACGCACATCTGTGAAATTTGACAGAAAAAAGCGTAAATTAGGTAAAAATCGTCAATGAGCCTTTGCAATGCCCGCGTTCTGGTGGTATGATTGAGAAAGAAATGAACCGATTATGGTGCTTAGTTGATGGTGGAGGTGCATTTTAGTGTCCGATAGTTCACAAGAAATTGTAGTGAAATTACCACAGCATTTATTAAATGAACTTGATGGTATGGTACAACTCGAAAATGGTGATCGGAGCGATTTTATTTACCAGGCAACGAAAATGTATTTGCGGGAGCGTAAAAAACGCCACATTCGTGAGTCGATGCGTCAGGGCTACATGGAAATGGCAAAGATCAATCTAAACATTGCTTCAGAAGCTTTTCAAGCTGAAGAGGAGGCAGAAACTACCTGCGAACGCCTAGTGAGCGGGGTGTAAGGATTTGATCGTAAAAAGAGGCGACGTTTACTTTGCTGACCTTTCCCCGGTCGTTGGCTCAGAACAGGGAGGCGTCCGCCCAGTCCTCATCCTTCAAAATGATATTGGTAATCGCTTCAGCCCCACAGTCATTGTGGCGGCTATTACTGCGCAAATACAAAAAGCAAAATTACCCACACACGTAGAAATTGATGCTGAACGATATGGATTCGAGCGAGACTCTGTCATATTGTTAGAGCAGATCCGTACAATTGATAAGCAAAGACTTACAGACAAAATTACCCATCTAGATGAAGCTATGATGAGCAGGGTTGATGAAGCATTACAAATCAGTTTAGGGCTCATTGACTTTTAAAAATAAGCTACTCGAAATCGAGTAGCTTATTTTATTATCTGTAAAAATTCTTCAAAAAGACAGAGTGTTGAGAGTAGCCGATTCTAACCGTTGGTGTTACAGTATAAGGGATAAATGCTTTTTAAGAATAACAATGAATAGACGAGCATATATGTTTGCGTAGCTTATACAAAAGTGTGACAATGGATGTAATTCTGACTTAAATGGAACAGGAATCATAGGGGGTCCCGAGATGGAAGCGAATTTGAAGGAAATAGTACTTAACAATAGTAATGATATTGTTAAAATGTGGCTTGATGAGGTGGAGAAACACCGGAAACACGACTACACCTCAACGATCTCAGATGAATTATTTGAGAGTACAAATAGAGAGTTTGTAAACGTTATTTTTACAAGTCTTGAGAAACAGGGCGCAACAAATGACATAGAAGGTTTTGCAGAACGCTTAATCAATCTTGGCTGGCCCTTGAGTTATTTAACAGATGGAATGCAAGCCTTTAGGCGTGTAACCATTAACTATATTCTAGGACAATCTACGAAAGTTGATACTCAATACTTCTCTGAGGTGTTGGCGAAAGTGGATGAGTGGGTCGACCCCGTTATTAACCAACTCGTGAACGAATACTCTGGTAGTTGGGAAAACATTGTCTCCCTACAAAAAGTTGCTCTTCAAGAATTATCAGCTCCGCTAATCCCCGTTATGGAAAATATCACAGTCATGCCCCTAATTGGGACGATCGATACGGAACGAGCTAAATTAATTATGGAGAACCTATTAGATGGTGTGATCAAGCATCATGCTGATGTGGTGTTAATTGATATCACGGGTGTTCCAGTAGTGGATACAATGGTTGCCCATCATATTATACAAGCAGCTGAAGCGGTTCGTTTAATCGGTTCCACTTGTATATTAGTTGGGATCCGGCCTGAGATTGCTCAAACGATCGTGAACCTGGGTATCGATCTGAGTAAGTTTCCGACGAAGAGTTCCTTGAAGAAAGGATTCGAATCAGCATTAGAGCTAACAAACAGACGAATAGAAGATATTCAAAGCAAGAACAACGAAATAGAAGAGTTAGTAGACTCTTTGGATAGGGAGTGATGAACATGAGAATACCCATCTTAAAACTTCACAATTATTTGCTAATTTCTATCCAGATTGATTTAGACGATCAAACCGCAATTCAGTTTCAAGAGGATCTTCTAAGTAAGATTCATGAAAGCGGGGCAACAGGTGTCGTTATTGACCTTACGTCTGTAGATATTATCGACTCGTTCATCGCGAAAGTATTGGGCGATGTTGTATCAATGTCTGATCTAATGGGTGCTAAAGTTGTGCTGACAGGAATACAGCCTGCTGTTGCAATGACCTTAATT
The nucleotide sequence above comes from Pontibacillus chungwhensis. Encoded proteins:
- the alr gene encoding alanine racemase, which produces MTHYYRDSWVEVQLDAIQENIQNVKRQLPTQTKVYAVVKANAYGHGDVQVAKAALDGGASGLAVALLDEAIRLREAGFTAPILVMGWVRPEDAHVAAQKDITVTVFQADWLRRVKSMSLHGNLSFHIKLDTGMGRIGVRDEEELTELLHECEAEGLRLKGVFTHFATADEEETRYVKEQEQRFERLMETFTSVWKGPVEVHTGNSALSMRFPEKMNHIVRFGISMYGLYPSKEVKALKPIELSPSFSLHSKLVHIKKVSPGESISYGATYTTSEEEWIGTIPIGYADGWIRKLQGMEVLINGKRMPIIGRICMDQCMVKLDDAYEVGTQVTLIGKQREEEIEVDEVADYLDTINYEIPCMISERVPRIYYQKGEVKAVWNGIAFSHEKG
- a CDS encoding antitoxin, which gives rise to MVQLENGDRSDFIYQATKMYLRERKKRHIRESMRQGYMEMAKINLNIASEAFQAEEEAETTCERLVSGV
- the ndoA gene encoding type II toxin-antitoxin system endoribonuclease NdoA; this translates as MIVKRGDVYFADLSPVVGSEQGGVRPVLILQNDIGNRFSPTVIVAAITAQIQKAKLPTHVEIDAERYGFERDSVILLEQIRTIDKQRLTDKITHLDEAMMSRVDEALQISLGLIDF
- a CDS encoding RsbT co-antagonist protein RsbRA; its protein translation is MEANLKEIVLNNSNDIVKMWLDEVEKHRKHDYTSTISDELFESTNREFVNVIFTSLEKQGATNDIEGFAERLINLGWPLSYLTDGMQAFRRVTINYILGQSTKVDTQYFSEVLAKVDEWVDPVINQLVNEYSGSWENIVSLQKVALQELSAPLIPVMENITVMPLIGTIDTERAKLIMENLLDGVIKHHADVVLIDITGVPVVDTMVAHHIIQAAEAVRLIGSTCILVGIRPEIAQTIVNLGIDLSKFPTKSSLKKGFESALELTNRRIEDIQSKNNEIEELVDSLDRE
- a CDS encoding STAS domain-containing protein translates to MRIPILKLHNYLLISIQIDLDDQTAIQFQEDLLSKIHESGATGVVIDLTSVDIIDSFIAKVLGDVVSMSDLMGAKVVLTGIQPAVAMTLIDLGIHLQDVPTALDLEQGLIKLRQELEE